Below is a window of Brachyspira hampsonii DNA.
GAGTATCCCCGTTCATCATTATACCCTTATGCTGAGCAGTATAAAGCACTCGCTGAGTTTTACAGGGATGATTATCCTGTGAGCAATTTTTTTAATGGAAAGGCTCAAAAATGGATTAAGGAATTTATAGGAATAAGAGCTTTAAGAAGTACAGATGATACTAATAAAGCTAGAATGATAGCTTATGAACTTTTAAGCAGATTCGGATTAAGCGAAGCAGCTATATATTATAATAATAATTTCTCGGATGATATTTCTTCTTTTTCTAATGCTTTAAAATTTAAAACAGCAGCCATACTTTATGAAGCAGGATATAGAAAAGCATCTCTAAATTATTTTAAGGATTTGTATGATAATAATTCTCATAAAGCAAGTTCCACATACTATATGGCTAGAATTAAGCAGTTATCTGGAAATAGAAGAGATGCTGCTGCTTTATTTGACGAATATTTATCAAACGCTAATAATAAAACACATAGAAGATTAGGGCTATATTATTCTGCAGATAATTATAATAAATTGAAAGATTATGATAAATCATTGGAGCTTTATAATACTTTTTTGAAAGAGTATCCTAGAGATGATTATGTTCCTAGAATATATAATAATTTTGTAAATTCTAGTTTGAATAGAAATAATCTTGTTCAGGCAAAAACTTATCTTACAAATGTAATGAAAAGATTTCCTAAAAGCTGGCAGACAGAATTAGCTTTAAAATCATATTTGAGAAAGGCGTTTAAATTAAAAAATAAGACAGAAACATATTTTGCTACTAAGGCTTTGGAGGCAAGGTATCCTAATTTCAGACATGATTTTGCTTTGTCTTGGAATATGTGGGCTGCTGAAGAATTTGGAGATAATGATATAAGAGATAAATATTTGATGCAGAGCCTTTTAACTAGTAAAAGTCATTATTTTGTTAAAGGAGCTTTGAGTCTTGCTGATAGCGAGATGGTAGCTAATGTTGAACTTAGTAATACTTATTATTTCAATGAAGCTAAAAAATATTATTCAGATTCTAATTTTACTAAATCTATGCAGATGCTTGATAAGATACAATTTTTAAATTATATTTCTACAGGCAAAGAAGATGAACTTACTAAAGAGGCTAGGGCAATGGCTAAAAATATTCTTATGCGAAATAGATTTGTAAGGGATTTATACGCCAATAGAAGCGAGAAAGATTTATTTAATGAATTATCACTTCAGACTAGAAGAGAAGTTAACAAATCAATAATATTGTATTATTATGGGGATTATGACAATGCATATACTGAGTTCGATAAGATATTCAAAAAGACGCAGGTAACATATCCTTTATATTATTTTGCTGAGAAAATATTTATAAGTTCTGAAAATACAAAAAGGCTTATGCAGATATCAGCAAATATAGGCAAATATTTTGGATATCCATATTCAGATAATACAGACTTGCTTCCGGATGAGCTTAGAAGAAAAGTTTATCCTAGGTATTTTGATGAGTATGTAGTGCCGGAGGCTAAATATTATAAGATAGAGCCTGCATTTGTATACGGCATAATGAGAGAGGAGAGCTTATTTGATCCTAAGGCTAGATCTTGGGTTGGGGCTATGGGACTTATGCAGCTTATGCCTTCAACTGCTGCAGCTGAAAATAAAAAGGCTAGGTATAGATATAATCCTTTAGATTTAACAGATCCTAAACAAAATATTAATTTGGGAATCTCTCATTTGGGTTGGTTATTTAGCAGTCAAAAGGCAAGCAATTATATATTAGTAGCGGCAAGCTATAATGCAGGTTCAGGACGAGGAAGAAGGTGGAAAGCAGAGTATGGTACTAATAATATGTATCGTACAGGAAGATTTATTGATATTGAAGAGACCGAATATTATGTAGAGAGAGTTATTAAAAGCTATGAATATTATAGTAAGTATTATAATGATTGATATTAATATATTAGAATTATTTTAAAATGATTTTAGAAAATTATAAAAATAATTCAATTTTTAAAATTAATATATAATATTTTATATATTGTTTATTTATTATTTTTATATAAATATGCTGACAGCACCTGCCTTAGGACGCTTTCGTATATACTAATAAATATCTTGGTGAGTAAAAAGCCGCATAATAAATTTAGAACACTATAGATAATCATTAAAATAGTTTTTAAACAAGTTTAATAAAATGAAGTACCGCTAAAAAATTACAGGGCATAGATAAAAATCTAATACCCTGCATTGTATATGGGATGGAAAGTAAATCAATCGTCGAATTTTTGTCCTATCAGCTGACCGTCAGAAGATATATAAAGCTCCATCATATTATTAAGCTTTATCTCATAAGTACCCCATTTCTTTTCGGCACTTATTATAACGGTTTGCGGATATGTATTTCTTATTGTGTTTGCAACATTGGCAGGAAATACATTATATGGTATTCCTATATATTCTGCATCTATTTCCTTCCAATCTCCATTGCCTAAGAAATCTATTTTTATACCATTTGAAAGCTCAACTTCATATTTGCCGTCATCCATTTCGACATACCATATCTGTGCATCAGGAAATATTTGTGCTACAAATTGCTTGGCTCTTTCAGGTAAATAATCAGGAGAAATTATCCAATCATCAGCAAATAAAGTGCTGGAAGAGATTATAATAATAGTTAATATTACTTTCAATATTTTCATAAATAACCTCCTCCTTTTATATTTCTATTATATCATGTTTATTATTATATGTCAATATTTTTTACAAATATTTTACTTCTCATTTACAAGTTTATAATTTTTATAATTATTACTTACATATTATCGTACATATTATCTATAAATTTAAAAAACAGTTCTAATGTAAAATTATTAAAACTGTTTTTTAAATAATATAAATATTTAGTATTAATTATCCTGTTTTTTGAAATATAGAATTATATTAAAAATAGATAAAGCTATAAATATTATCCAGCAAATTATTGTACTGTATAAATATTTCATTGCCGGTGTGAACTCAAAAACTATATTATTGTCTCCTGCATCTACATAAACACCCCTAAATAGCAGATTGGCATTTAATAATTCTTTCTTTTCTCCATTTACAGTAACCGACCAGTCAGTATTATAACGTTCTTTAGATACTAGAATTCCCGGTTCCGGAGTTTTTACATTCAAAATTATTTTATTATCTGTTTCTTCAAGTAATTCAGCTGTATATATTGCATTTCCATTATTTAATGTAATATTATTATTTGAGTTATTTAATAGAACAACCTCATTAGCCAAATTAAAATTAGGCATTGTAATTCTTCCAAGACCATCATTGAAATCTACGGCATTATAGGCATTGTTAACGAATTCATATTTATTTCTATATCCTTTAAGTTCGTATAAAACAGCAGCAGAGAACTGATCCTGATATTCAGTTATTTTTGTTAAATCATTTGAAAGCACAGACTGATCCAAATATGTAGGACTTAAAATGTATCTTACTCCAAGTAAATCCATAAGTCTAGGCTGATAACCTACATAATCATTTATTCTAAATGCTGAAAATACATCTGTAATATCTTTTGATAATCGGCTTGCTGCAGGAGGTTCTGTTAAAGGTATTTTATAGTAAGGCATTGTATGAGTAGTGTATCTGTATAAATAAGGAATCAATATAGGCATTGTTGTTTCATTTCCTTTTTCATTTAGTATATGATCTACTATAGGAGTGGAGTTGTACATTTGATCATAATTGGATTTTACTATAAACATGTTTCCGCTTTGGGCTAAATCCAAAAATAAAACAGCAATAAACATATAAGGCAAATATTTATAAAATAGATTTTCTTTATTAGCAATAATAACATATAAAAATACTATAATACTTCCTATTATAAGAAAACCTATATGTCCTAAATCATATACAGAAAATAATATAAATCCTATTAACGGTACTATAACAAGAAATTTATCTTTTATAGTTAATTCTTTTAATGAAATTGTATTATTAATTAAAAGAAGTACGGAAGAAGATATTAAGGCTAATCTTATAAATGACATAAATATATTTTTTGATATTAAAGCCGCATTGGCTTCTTTCCAATTTGCAACAAAATTGTTATATATCATTCCATTTGTTAGTATTGTTATTAATGCTAATACAACAGAGGCTATCGTTATTATATACATAATCTTTTGGGCTATATTTATATATTTATAATCATCTTCTAAATATTTTAATAGCTTATCTTCTTTTTTAGCCTCAAATGCTTTAAATATATAATCGCATGCAAATGATGAGAGTATTGCAAACGGAATAGGTATAATTTCTATAAATTTATTAGGATTTCTTGCATCTTGAAATATTGGTATTTGAAATAAAGCTCCGTATATAACAGGAAAATACCTTCCGAAACTTGCTATTAAGAAGAATAAAGCAGTACCAATCCAAAAATGTTTTTCACTGTATTTTTTTCTGCTTATAAATATTGCAAATATTATAAATATGAAAGTTATATACCCAATATTTGCAGAAGTTAAAGAGAAGTTTGAAGTTTTAGGCTCTCCCGGCATATTGGCTATTCTTCCCCAATAAGGGTGAGTTTCGCTTCCAGAATAGTATCCAAAAAAACCCGGCATAAAGAAACCTAATACTTCTTCAGGAGGATAAGACCATCTTGTAGCCCACTGCCATAACTGATTTTTATCTGTAACTCCGGCTGCCCCCATATCTTGAGTATTTCTTGTAATCATTATTATTTGTATAGACATTAAAAAAGAAAATACTGCCACTAATGCAAACTTTACACATAAAAGAATTATTTTTTTAATATCTGTTTTTATAAAGTCCATTATTTTTTTATCATTTTTCTTGCTGTAAAGTAAATATAAAAAATAACATGATAAAAATAAAGCGAAGTACATAGCTACATCTAAAGCTCCGCCTAAAAATGCTATGCCTAAAAATGCCCCTGTAAAAAAGAAATGAATCCATTTTTCAGTATTCATGGCCTTTGAAAGAAAATATAATACGAATGGAAAATAACAATAAGTTTCAAATTTACCCAAATGTCCCGGAAGTATTAATGTTATTATGGCATTTGAAAACATCAAAGCAACAGCACCAAATATAGAAGCATTTATTGATAATTTCTTTTCTCTCAAGAATAAAAATAAACCATATCCCATAATAGTTATATGAAACATTATGCTTACTTGAGGATATATATTATTAGGCAATAATGCTATTAGTAAAGATTTTGGGTGAATAGGTACTGTTGAAGAAGAAGCTATTGTGAAATAGGCATTATTCCAAAAATATAAATTTCCGTTTAATATTGCATCTTTAATATTTTTAATATCCCAAAGAATAACATCGCCCATTTGAAGATAAGAAAATGTTAAATTGCTGTAGAAAAATAATATAGAAAGCAATGCAAATACAATAGGATATATAATTTCTTTTTTTAGTGATTTCATTATTTGTTTTCCTTAAATTAAACTAACTTATATAATTGTAATTATGAGATATTAAATAATATATAAAAGATAATGTATTGTCAAGAAGTTTTGTATTAAAATATTTGATGTATACTTTGTACTAAATAAAAAAGGTATTAACTTCAAAATAAGCTAATACCTTTTGAGTTTTATATTAAATAAATTATCCTACTATATTTGAGCCAAAATATCCCCAATCTGACCATCTTTTATCTTTAATATCTATAGTAGTATTTATATCATTTTCTGTCATATAAGGGAAACTACTCCAATTGGGATTTTCATTATTTTCAGCAACAAAATAAGTTATTTTTTTTGAATATTTTTCTGTGCAATTTTGAGGCTGTTTACCATCTAAAAAATACATTTTATTATGTTCTTCATCTATCTTTACAAGACAATACACTTTTGCATTAATACCTGATATAGAATCTCCTATATCATATAACTCTGCCGGATCACCTTCATAATAGTATATCGCAGTATAAGCATCTAAATATTTGTAGAATGTATACATTTTTGTGCTGTCATTATTATTAATTATATTTCCTTCATTATCAAAATAATAATTCATCGCCTTAATTTTCTGAGTTTTTACTTTATTTATCCATTCTTTATTTTTTTTCTCTTGTTCTAAAGATAAAGTTTCTCCTGTATTATTTGCACTTCCTGAATTATCATTATTGTAGCTTGTTCCTGTTTTTCCAGCATTAGAGCATGATGCACTTAGTATTAATATACTAATGAAAATAATTATTTTTTTCATTGTTTTTATCTTATCATATATGATGTATTATAAATTTAGTAAATAAATTATAAAAGACAATAATTTTTGTATATAAAATAAATATTTTTATATAAATATTACTAGATACAGTATTGTAAAAAATAATATATGTACTATAATATACGAAATATTTTTTATTTTGTATTGTTATTTTTAAGGAGACTTCTATTATGAAAGATAAAACTTTTTTGATGATACCAGGCCCAACACCCGTACCAGAGTCAGCCTTGGTAGAAATGGCAAAGCATCCTATGGCACATAGAAGTAAGGAATTTTCAAACATATTAAAAGAAGTGTATAAAAATTTAAAATATGTGTTTAGAACTAAGAATGATGTATTTTTATTTACAGCAAGCGGAACAGGTGCAATGTGTGCTGCTTTGGAAAATCTTATTAATGAAGGCGATAAAGTATTATGTTTGTCTATTGGTAATTTTGGTTCAAGATGGGCAAAAATTGCTGCAAGCAGAGGAGCTGTTGTAACAAAAATAGAGGTTGAAGCAGGTAAAGTAATAACAGCTGAAATGCTTGAAGAGGCATTAAATAAGGATAAAGATATAAAAATTGTAACACTTACTCATAGTGAAACTTCTACAGGTGCTGCTAATGATGTTAAAACATTATGTTCTATTATAAAAAAACATGGTGCTGTATCTGTAGTAGACGGAATAACAAGTTTATGTGCTATGGAGTTTAAAACAGATGAATGGAATATTGATGTAGCTATATCAGGTTCTCAAAAAGGATTTATGATTGCTCCGGGACTTTCATTTTTAACTGCTAGCGAAGATGCTTTTAAAATGCATGAAAAATGTAAATATCCTAGCTTTTATTTTAATTGGACAGAACATAAAAAATCTCTAGCCAAAGACACAACTCCTTTTACTCCTGCTGTTAATCTTATAACTTCTCTTCATACTGCTTTGAAAATGATAAAAGAAGAAGGTATTGAAAATATTAAT
It encodes the following:
- a CDS encoding transglycosylase SLT domain-containing protein, coding for MKKNIFRIFNKRILIFTFCFEIIVIVMTSILGAQDISLEKNIISKSKINYGTALELHNREKYLEAYNQFTNIMNTEDDMIIRDYVIYYGAKSAFLTNMYNEAIDLYSLLMKEYPRSSLYPYAEQYKALAEFYRDDYPVSNFFNGKAQKWIKEFIGIRALRSTDDTNKARMIAYELLSRFGLSEAAIYYNNNFSDDISSFSNALKFKTAAILYEAGYRKASLNYFKDLYDNNSHKASSTYYMARIKQLSGNRRDAAALFDEYLSNANNKTHRRLGLYYSADNYNKLKDYDKSLELYNTFLKEYPRDDYVPRIYNNFVNSSLNRNNLVQAKTYLTNVMKRFPKSWQTELALKSYLRKAFKLKNKTETYFATKALEARYPNFRHDFALSWNMWAAEEFGDNDIRDKYLMQSLLTSKSHYFVKGALSLADSEMVANVELSNTYYFNEAKKYYSDSNFTKSMQMLDKIQFLNYISTGKEDELTKEARAMAKNILMRNRFVRDLYANRSEKDLFNELSLQTRREVNKSIILYYYGDYDNAYTEFDKIFKKTQVTYPLYYFAEKIFISSENTKRLMQISANIGKYFGYPYSDNTDLLPDELRRKVYPRYFDEYVVPEAKYYKIEPAFVYGIMREESLFDPKARSWVGAMGLMQLMPSTAAAENKKARYRYNPLDLTDPKQNINLGISHLGWLFSSQKASNYILVAASYNAGSGRGRRWKAEYGTNNMYRTGRFIDIEETEYYVERVIKSYEYYSKYYND
- a CDS encoding PepSY-like domain-containing protein, which translates into the protein MKILKVILTIIIISSSTLFADDWIISPDYLPERAKQFVAQIFPDAQIWYVEMDDGKYEVELSNGIKIDFLGNGDWKEIDAEYIGIPYNVFPANVANTIRNTYPQTVIISAEKKWGTYEIKLNNMMELYISSDGQLIGQKFDD
- a CDS encoding pyridoxal-phosphate-dependent aminotransferase family protein codes for the protein MKDKTFLMIPGPTPVPESALVEMAKHPMAHRSKEFSNILKEVYKNLKYVFRTKNDVFLFTASGTGAMCAALENLINEGDKVLCLSIGNFGSRWAKIAASRGAVVTKIEVEAGKVITAEMLEEALNKDKDIKIVTLTHSETSTGAANDVKTLCSIIKKHGAVSVVDGITSLCAMEFKTDEWNIDVAISGSQKGFMIAPGLSFLTASEDAFKMHEKCKYPSFYFNWTEHKKSLAKDTTPFTPAVNLITSLHTALKMIKEEGIENINKRHKKLSLALRSAVKTIGLKLFVEDDSNASYAITSILPPDGISVPDIRKTLKEDYDIIVANGQGALENKIFRIGTLGFVCERDLIMAMGSLEASLLKLGYKFEIGSGVKKLIEELNK